GGGTGTGTTCGTCATCTGGGGGGTAGTGACGATCCTGTTCGGACTTCGTGCGGTCTCGCCGGGCGATCCCGCGAACCTGATGCTTGCCGAGGGCGCCACACAGGATCTCGTCGAACAGGTGCGACGGGAGGAAGGGCTCGACGAACCGATTTACGTCCAGTACTTCGACTACCTCCAGGGGCTCGTCGTCGGCGACTTCGGGTACTCCTGGCAGTCGAACAGGGAAGTCGAGGCGATGGTGATAGAGCGGATTCCGGCGACGGTCGAACTCGCTGTCGCAGCGACGATCGTCGCGATCGTCATCGCGATCCCGCTGGGCGTCATCTCGGCGACGCGTCGTAACCAGCCGTCGGACTACGGGGCGACGCTGTTTTCGCTGCTCGGGATCAGCACGCCCAACTTCTGGCTCGGACTCATGCTGATCCTCGTGTTCGGCGTCTGGTTCGGGATCCCCTACCCGACGTTCGGGACGTCCGCGATCGGGATTCTCGGAGTCACCATTCCGTATCCGTCGTCGATCTGGTACGGGATGATCGAATTCCCCACGGGCAGACGGGGACCGAGTTTCGCCGACGCCGCACTCGCCATCGTCTCGAGCGGTTCGCTCTCGGAGATGGGGACCTGGCTAAAACACATCACTCTGCCGGCACTCACGCTCGGAACGTACTTCACGGCGCTGATCACCCGTCTCACCCGGAGCGGCATGGTCGACGAACTCGGCAAACCGTACGTCACCGCGACGGAGGCGAAGGGACTTCCGCTGGTTCTCATCCGGTACAAGCACGTCCTGCGCAACACGATGATTCCGATCATTACCGTTCTCGGCCTCCAGATGGGAACGCTACTGGGTGGCGCGGTCATCACCGAAACCGTGTTCAACTGGCCGGGACTCGGGTTGCGGCTCATCGACGCGATAGACATGCGCGACTGGCCGCTGATGCAGGGGATCGTCGTGTTCATCGCACTCGCGTTCGTGACGATCAACATCCTCGTCGACGCGGTGTACGCGTCTCTCGACCCACAGGTGAGCGAAGAATGATATCGCGAAGAGTCAAATCCAACCTCCGACAGACGTTCTCGGAGAGTCTGCTTCCGAAGATCGGGCTGTTCTTGCTGGTCGCGATCGTCCTCATGGCGGTGTTCGCGCCGATTCTCGCGACCCACGACCCGACCCGCACGGGCCATTACAACGAACATGGGGCGGAGTACCCACCAGTAGGGCACACTTACGACACGCAGGTCGCACAGGAGGGAGAAATCGTCGATGTGACAGTTGAACCGACCGCAGAGCACGTGCTCGGTACCAACAACGTCGGACAGGACGTCTACTCCCGGTTCGTTTACGGTGCCCGAGTCTCGATGCTGGTGGGCATCACGGCGACGATTATGGCGCTTTTCATCGGCGTGCCGATCGGTCTGGTCGCGGGCTACTACGGCGGACGGGTCGATGACGCGCTGATGCGGGTGGCAGACACCATGCTCGCGTTCCCCGCGCTCGTGCTCGCGCTGGCGCTCATCGGGGTGTTCGGTGAATCCCCGATACAGGTCCCCGATCCGATCGTAATGGCGGGGTTCGCCGAGGGAATGCCCGAAACCATACCGATTCCCGGTACCGTCACGATCGTCTCTGCGCTCGTGATATGGGTGTGGTTCGCACGCGTGGCCCGCGGGGAGGCGCTGTCGCTTCGCAACCAGGAGTACGTCAAGGCGGCGCGGAGTTTCGGGACGAGTCACCGGGAGATCCTGCGCAAACACATCCTCCCGAACAGTCTCACGCCGATCATCGTGCTCGCGACGATCCAGGTGGCGGTGATCGTCCTGCTCGAGGCGTCGCTTGCGTATCTCGGCTTCTCGGGAACGACCCTCTCGTGGGGGTACGAGATCGAACGGGGCCAGGACGTCCTCCGAACCAGACCGTGGGTTTCGATCTTCCCCGGAATCGGAATCATGCTCGCGATCATCAGCGTGAACCTGCTGGGCGACTGGTTCCGGGACGCGCTCGACCCCAACATCGAAGGGAGCGAACGAGGTGCCTGACATGAGTGAAGAAATCCTCCGCATCGACGGCCTTTCCACTCGGTTTTTCACCGCCGAAGGACAGGTCAACGCCGTCTCGGACGTGAGCCTGACGAT
The Halalkaliarchaeum desulfuricum DNA segment above includes these coding regions:
- a CDS encoding ABC transporter permease, which translates into the protein MSLGKFLVRRILQGVFVIWGVVTILFGLRAVSPGDPANLMLAEGATQDLVEQVRREEGLDEPIYVQYFDYLQGLVVGDFGYSWQSNREVEAMVIERIPATVELAVAATIVAIVIAIPLGVISATRRNQPSDYGATLFSLLGISTPNFWLGLMLILVFGVWFGIPYPTFGTSAIGILGVTIPYPSSIWYGMIEFPTGRRGPSFADAALAIVSSGSLSEMGTWLKHITLPALTLGTYFTALITRLTRSGMVDELGKPYVTATEAKGLPLVLIRYKHVLRNTMIPIITVLGLQMGTLLGGAVITETVFNWPGLGLRLIDAIDMRDWPLMQGIVVFIALAFVTINILVDAVYASLDPQVSEE
- a CDS encoding ABC transporter permease, whose amino-acid sequence is MISRRVKSNLRQTFSESLLPKIGLFLLVAIVLMAVFAPILATHDPTRTGHYNEHGAEYPPVGHTYDTQVAQEGEIVDVTVEPTAEHVLGTNNVGQDVYSRFVYGARVSMLVGITATIMALFIGVPIGLVAGYYGGRVDDALMRVADTMLAFPALVLALALIGVFGESPIQVPDPIVMAGFAEGMPETIPIPGTVTIVSALVIWVWFARVARGEALSLRNQEYVKAARSFGTSHREILRKHILPNSLTPIIVLATIQVAVIVLLEASLAYLGFSGTTLSWGYEIERGQDVLRTRPWVSIFPGIGIMLAIISVNLLGDWFRDALDPNIEGSERGA